The following are encoded together in the Terriglobia bacterium genome:
- the lpxK gene encoding tetraacyldisaccharide 4'-kinase: MNPLSAIFAAGVAARNALYDRRILATRKLTRPVVSIGNLSVGGSGKTPFVIALGELLKKRGITFDVLSRGYGRSGQKLAVVDPQGTSEQFGDEPLLIARKLQVPVIVAADRYQAGLLAEEKFPSKLHLLDDAFQHRRLHRDFDIVMLPAADLDDTLLPIGRLREPLSSLRRADAVVLQAKTPELPAALATGLSRIWRVRREIMTYSISARPIPSVVAFCGLARPEQFFASLRNAGIGVLDTVAFPDHHRYTKQDVDRLCALRKSCGAVGLITTEKDHVKLKAFSVELQPLQIAVLRMQIDSPENVVADLLSALAQRGYKL, from the coding sequence GTGAACCCGCTTTCGGCCATCTTCGCTGCCGGCGTCGCCGCCAGAAACGCGCTTTATGACCGGCGCATCCTGGCCACGCGCAAGCTCACGCGGCCGGTAGTCAGCATCGGCAATCTTTCGGTCGGCGGAAGCGGCAAGACGCCGTTTGTCATCGCCCTGGGTGAGCTGCTCAAAAAGCGCGGAATTACCTTTGATGTTCTTTCCCGCGGCTACGGCCGCAGCGGGCAGAAGCTTGCCGTGGTGGATCCCCAGGGGACCTCTGAGCAATTTGGCGACGAGCCGTTGCTGATCGCCCGCAAGCTGCAAGTCCCGGTCATCGTGGCGGCAGACCGTTATCAGGCCGGGTTGCTGGCGGAAGAAAAATTCCCCTCCAAACTCCACCTCCTGGATGACGCCTTTCAGCATCGCCGCCTGCACCGCGACTTTGACATTGTCATGCTGCCGGCCGCCGACCTGGACGACACCCTGCTGCCCATCGGCCGACTGCGTGAGCCGCTTTCATCGCTGCGCCGCGCCGACGCTGTGGTCCTGCAAGCCAAAACACCAGAGTTGCCGGCTGCGCTAGCCACAGGCCTTTCACGCATCTGGCGCGTTCGCCGGGAAATCATGACTTACTCCATCTCAGCGCGGCCAATTCCGTCTGTGGTTGCTTTCTGCGGGCTGGCCCGGCCGGAGCAGTTTTTTGCATCGCTGAGAAACGCAGGAATCGGAGTTTTGGACACCGTGGCATTTCCCGATCATCATCGTTATACAAAGCAGGACGTTGACCGCCTATGTGCATTGCGCAAGAGTTGCGGAGCAGTGGGCCTGATCACCACTGAGAAAGATCACGTAAAACTGAAGGCCTTTTCCGTGGAATTGCAGCCGCTGCAGATTGCCGTGCTACGGATGCAAATCGACTCGCCGGAAAACGTTGTCGCCGATTTGCTGTCTGCGCTGGCCCAGCGCGGCTACAAGCTGTGA